In the Brassica napus cultivar Da-Ae chromosome A7, Da-Ae, whole genome shotgun sequence genome, one interval contains:
- the LOC106355531 gene encoding uncharacterized protein LOC106355531, with protein MVAPLLAAVSSDLEPMEKALFTESTLSQLGFPNEFPYEFDSSAFTSPVDSTETEDETSEDEDDFFAGLTRRLALSTQRLPSPPPPFLKATEVNSTESTRSGLGGLTTSGNKSPDGPFSQAPSRPESPCVEEDSLKVISAAAGEVAKIKRANLDSSRQNPNLNPFIPFPQNAAFGSYYYYWLQQTPSQPALNLFPYPVRGVYAAAKQPSAGTGVFLPKNHRNPSDSRKKGGGGCVKLPTKVVQTQHLKTQTFSGRCNSRSQARLSTNSNNIPNLSSETQFPKLQ; from the exons ATGGTCGCGCCGCTACTCGCCGCCGTGTCCTCTGACCTTGAACCGATGGAGAAAGCCCTTTTCACCGAATCAACCCTGAGTCAACTCGGCTTCCCTAACGAGTTCCCTTACGAATTCGACTCCTCCGCTTTCACCTCCCCGGTAGACTCAACGGAGACGGAAGACGAAACTAGCGAAGACGAAGATGACTTCTTTGCCGGGTTGACTCGCAGACTCGCTCTCTCTACTCAGCGCCtcccttctcctcctcctcccttcCTCAAGGCTACTGAG GTGAACTCGACTGAGTCAACTCGGAGTGGACTCGGGGGCTTGACAACCTCTGGAAACAAAAGTCCCGACGGTCCGTTCTCGCAAGCCCCTTCACGGCCAGAGTCTCCGTGTGTTGAAGAAGACTCTTTGAAAGTAATATCTGCTGCAGCTGGAGAAGTCGCCAAGATCAAAAGGGCGAATCTTGATTCGAGCCGCCAAAACCCTAATCTTAATCCATTCATCCCATTTCCTCAAAACGCAGCGTTTGGTAGCTACTACTACTATTGGCTACAGCAGACACCATCGCAACCCGCTTTGAACTTGTTTCCTTATCCCGTTAGAGGCGTTTACGCCGCCGCTAAACAACCGTCTGCTGGTACCGGCGTTTTCCTTCCCAAGAATCACAGAAACCCTTCAGATTCCCGGAAGAAAGGAG GAGGTGGATGTGTTAAGCTCCCGACAAAGGTTGTTCAGACACAACAtcttaaaactcaaacattCTCTGGTCGGTGTAACTCACGTTCCCAAGCTCGTCTTAGTACTAATTCGAACAACATCCCCAACCTCAGTTCCGAAACTCAGTTTCCAAAACTGCAGTAA
- the LOC106352896 gene encoding UDP-glycosyltransferase 76F1-like gives MEERKEKRIIMFPLPFPGHFNPLVQLARIFHHRGFSITIIHTSFNFPDPTHYPNFTFRTIHHHNEGEEEEDPLSKPGASGMDLVTFIRQLREGYANPFRESLKAEVGGGERACCLVSDVVWGRTTEVAAEEVGIRRMVLTTSGVASFCAFAAYPFLRDKHYLPIQDSRLDELVTELPPLRVKDLPVMETNEPEELYRVVNNMVEGAKSSSGIIWNTFEDLERIVLMNFSTEFQVPVFPVGPFYKHSENILPTTKNKEDHVTTDWLNKQDPRTVVYVSFGSLADIEEKEFLEIAWGLRNTKQPFLWVVRPGMVQGTEWLESLPCGFLENIGQKGKIVKWVNQLEVLAHPAVGAFWTHCGWNSTLESICEGVPMICTPCFTDQRVNARYIVDVWQLGMMLERSKLDRKDIEKLLRKEMGEEMRESCLKWKDRANVCLSKDGSSSKYLEKLVSHVMSFDSYAFAS, from the exons atggaagagagaaaagaaaagagaataaTCATGTTCCCTTTACCATTTCCAGGACACTTCAACCCGTTGGTCCAACTGGCCAGAATATTTCACCACCGCGGCTTCTCCATCACGATCATCCACACCTCTTTCAACTTCCCTGATCCTACTCACTACCCAAACTTCACTTTTCGAACCATACATCACCAcaacgaaggagaagaagaagaagaccctCTATCTAAACCGGGTGCTTCAGGTATGGACCTCGTCACATTCATTCGTCAGCTGAGAGAAGGTTACGCGAACCCGTTTCGTGAGTCTCTGAAGGCGGAAGTAGGTGGAGGAGAGAGGGCGTGTTGTCTGGTGTCTGACGTTGTTTGGGGTAGGACCACGGAGGTTGCAGCGGAAGAGGTTGGGATTAGAAGGATGGTGTTAACCACAAGTGGTGTGGCGTCTTTTTGTGCTTTTGCCGCTTACCCTTTCCTTAGAGATAAGCATTACCTCCCTATACAAG ATTCTAGATTGGATGAGCTAGTGACGGAGCTTCCACCTTTGAGAGTGAAGGATCTTCCAGTCATGGAAACGAATGAGCCGGAGGAACTATACCGGGTAGTTAACAACATGGTGGAAGGAGCCAAGTCTTCTTCAGGAATCATATGGAACACATTCGAAGATCTTGAAAGAATCGTACTCATGAATTTTAGTACCGAGTTTCAAGTTCCCGTCTTTCCCGTCGGACCGTTTTACAAACATAGCGAAAATATTTTACCGAcgacaaagaacaaagaagacCATGTAACAACTGATTGGCTCAACAAGCAAGACCCGCGGACTGTGGTATATGTGAGTTTTGGAAGCCTTGCGGATATAGAGGAGAAGGAGTTTCTTGAGATTGCTTGGGGTTTAAGAAATACTAAACAGCCGTTCTTGTGGGTGGTTAGGCCGGGGATGGTCCAAGGGACTGAATGGCTCGAGTCATTGCCTTGTGGGTTTTTGGAAAACATTGGTCAGAAGGGGAAAATTGTGAAATGGGTGAATCAGTTAGAAGTATTAGCGCATCCTGCAGTAGGAGCGTTTTGGACACATTGTGGATGGAACTCAACGCTGGAGAGCATATGTGAAGGTGTTCCAATGATATGTACGCCATGTTTTACAGACCAGCGTGTGAACGCGAGGTACATTGTTGATGTGTGGCAGCTTGGGATGATGTTAGAGAGAAGTAAGTTGGATAGGAAGGACATTGAGAAGTTATTAAGAAAGGAAATGGGAGAGGAAATGAGAGAGAGTTGCTTGAAGTGGAAAGATAGAGCTAATGTTTGCTTAAGTAAAGATGGGTCTTCTTCCAAGTACTTAGAAAAACTTGTGAGTCATGTCATGTCTTTTGACTCATATGCTTTTGCAAGTTAA